The following proteins come from a genomic window of Lachnoclostridium phytofermentans ISDg:
- the ilvD gene encoding dihydroxy-acid dehydratase: MKLKSQEIRAIAPEMDPLRMGMGWTVNDLEKPQIIVESTFGDSHPGSAHLLTFVTEAVEGINQCGGKAARYFATDICDGMAQGHDGINYSLASRDTIANLIEIHANATTFDAGVFIASCDKAVPAQLMAIGRLDIPSIVVTGGVMDAGPDLLTLEQIGKYNAMYKRGEITEEQLTYYKHNACPSCGACSFMGTASTMQIMAEAMGLMLPGSALMPATCEDLKDVAKRAGIQAVELAKKGIKASDIVTMKSFENAIIVHAAISGSTNSLLHIPAIAHEFGLEIDADTFDQKHRGAHYLLDIRPAGKWPAQYFYYAGGVPRIMEEIKEMLHLDVMTVTGKTLGENLEDLKKSGYYEKCDEYLKKVGIKRTDVIRNFDEPIGNDGTIAILRGNLAPDGAVVKHSAVPKEMHQAVLRARPFDCEEDAIAAVLEKCIKPGDAVFIRYEGPKGSGMPEMFYTTEAIASDEELGKSIALITDGRFSGASKGPAIGHVSPEAAEGGPIALVEEDDLIEINIKDRILRIIGIHGELKSEEEITEILNERKKIWKKPEPKYQKGVLKLFSEHAVSPMKGGYMQ; this comes from the coding sequence ATGAAACTAAAAAGCCAAGAGATCCGCGCCATTGCTCCTGAGATGGACCCTCTTCGTATGGGAATGGGTTGGACTGTAAATGATTTAGAAAAACCACAGATAATTGTCGAAAGTACCTTTGGAGACAGCCACCCTGGCAGTGCTCATCTATTAACCTTTGTTACAGAAGCTGTTGAAGGTATCAATCAATGTGGTGGTAAAGCCGCAAGATATTTTGCAACCGATATTTGTGATGGCATGGCACAAGGACATGATGGAATTAATTATTCTTTAGCATCCCGTGATACCATCGCTAACTTAATTGAAATTCACGCAAATGCTACTACCTTTGACGCAGGTGTATTTATTGCTAGCTGTGATAAAGCAGTCCCAGCGCAGTTAATGGCAATCGGTAGACTAGATATTCCATCCATTGTAGTAACAGGCGGTGTGATGGATGCTGGTCCTGATTTACTTACACTTGAACAAATAGGTAAATACAATGCCATGTACAAGCGAGGTGAAATTACAGAGGAACAGTTAACTTACTACAAACACAATGCCTGCCCTTCTTGCGGTGCATGTTCGTTCATGGGGACCGCTTCTACCATGCAGATAATGGCTGAGGCTATGGGTCTTATGCTTCCAGGAAGTGCATTAATGCCTGCAACCTGTGAAGATTTAAAAGATGTTGCTAAAAGAGCAGGCATTCAAGCTGTAGAACTTGCAAAAAAAGGTATCAAAGCATCTGATATTGTTACTATGAAATCCTTTGAAAATGCAATTATTGTACATGCAGCTATTTCCGGTTCTACCAACTCCCTACTTCACATTCCAGCAATTGCACATGAATTTGGTTTAGAAATTGATGCAGATACTTTTGATCAAAAGCACCGTGGTGCACATTATCTGCTTGATATCCGTCCTGCCGGAAAATGGCCAGCACAATATTTTTACTATGCAGGTGGCGTTCCACGCATTATGGAAGAGATCAAAGAAATGCTTCACTTAGATGTAATGACTGTTACGGGTAAAACTCTCGGTGAGAATTTAGAAGATTTAAAAAAATCTGGATACTATGAGAAATGTGATGAGTATTTGAAAAAAGTCGGCATTAAACGTACTGACGTAATACGTAACTTTGATGAGCCAATCGGAAACGACGGAACCATAGCTATTTTGCGTGGAAATCTCGCACCAGATGGTGCTGTTGTAAAACATTCTGCAGTTCCTAAGGAAATGCATCAAGCAGTTCTTCGCGCCAGACCATTTGATTGTGAAGAAGATGCGATAGCTGCTGTTCTTGAGAAATGCATCAAGCCAGGAGATGCTGTATTCATCCGTTATGAAGGTCCAAAAGGAAGCGGTATGCCTGAAATGTTTTACACAACAGAAGCCATTGCTTCCGATGAAGAACTTGGTAAATCCATTGCACTTATTACAGATGGACGCTTTTCTGGTGCTTCCAAGGGCCCTGCCATCGGACATGTATCTCCTGAAGCTGCGGAAGGTGGTCCAATTGCCTTAGTGGAAGAGGATGATCTCATAGAAATTAATATCAAAGATCGTATTTTAAGAATCATCGGTATTCATGGTGAATTAAAGTCAGAAGAAGAAATTACGGAAATATTAAATGAAAGAAAGAAAATCTGGAAAAAGCCAGAACCTAAGTATCAAAAAGGCGTTTTAAAGCTCTTCTCCGAACACGCTGTCTCCCCAATGAAGGGCGGTTATATGCAGTAA